The Blastocatellia bacterium genomic interval GTAACCGCTAGCAGAAGTTATATTTTAATAACATTTTCTGCTTGAGGTCCTTTTGGGCCTTGTGTAATCTCAAATTCGACCATTTGTCCTTCATTTAAGGATTTATAGCCATCTTCTTTGATTGCTGAGTAATGTACAAATACATCACTGCCGCCAGGTTGTTCAATAAAACCATAGCCTTTGCTATTATTGAACCATTTTACTTTTCCTTGGGTTCTTGACATAAAACTGCTTTCCTCCTCTGATATTACGTGTGCCACAAACTTGCGTTAAGAAGGCTTGGCGTGTCTAGTATCAAATAACCCCATCAAACCCTTAGTAGCAAACTAATAGCCGCCAAAGGAGGAGTTTAAATTCCTCTGGCGGCTATAGTTACTTTTTTTGATTATGATAGCGGTACTGCACAAAACAAACTACCTAAAAACCAAT includes:
- a CDS encoding cold shock domain-containing protein, translated to MSRTQGKVKWFNNSKGYGFIEQPGGSDVFVHYSAIKEDGYKSLNEGQMVEFEITQGPKGPQAENVIKI